The Narcine bancroftii isolate sNarBan1 chromosome 8, sNarBan1.hap1, whole genome shotgun sequence region TATGATTAGAAATAAACATCTTGGAGCTGCAACAATTTCCATCGACAATGTTTAAAAGGACTGCCTGAAGGAAGTCAAATCACCCACACAAGACAAAACTGTAAAGTTAAGCAAAGtggttttaaaagtattttttccAACATCTGACTCATTATTTTCATACTGTACCTGTATTTTGTTGAAGTACTGGCCTGCATCAAATGGCACTACATTGTAGGTAGAAATTCCAATGACTGGTTTGTCAGTGGGATTCTTTGCTTTATAAAATGCCAGAGCAGTTTCTCCAGGAACCACCTGGAGCAAAATCAAAACAAATTAAACATTGTTACAATCTTTTTTCCATTgccaaattgattttaaaaagtgtTATAAAGTAAGAAGGGCAGAAGAAATCAATTAATCACTCAGTATAGCTAGCTGGGTTACTTTGCAAAACAGAGCAATGATAATAGTTGATGACACTTGATGAACAAAAGGCAATGGATTGCTTGTTAGTCAACTTGTGTCTAACTTCCAGAGTTGCACACTGAGACATGGAAGTGAGAGGCAAGCTGGAGAACAGGTCCAGTATCATCAGGAACATCTGAGCTTCCACTCTACCACTGGACTCACCAGTGAGGCAGGTGCGGAGCACTAATGTACTCAACGAAGCAGCCAGATGTACTTTCCAACTTTTTGCAGCCATGGATGGCATTTAACCCTGATTAAATAGATAAGTGCAGTTAAGTAGCATATTTAAGTTTTAATTTTactttcttttaattttcattaaCTTTTATGACTTAATAGTGATGTTCAATAAATACTTTTCAATAAATTTTACTTTACTATTTAAGTTTAGTCCAATGCTTTAAAAAAGTTTTTTCCTGAGATCTAGTTGTTCACTCTGCCTCACAGGAAATCTCTTGCGTCCAGCTGGTCTGCACAAGCAGCCCTTCATTTCTAGAACAGGTTTGTGCAAGTGAATGGGAACCATTGGGAGCAATTTTGGGCAATGGTACAGATCCTGAACTACCTGGCCCATTCAAAATATCATCAAATATCTGGTCAAATCAATGCTAGCtttcactgaatatttatttttatttttaaaattgaactttattaaataaaaacaccACAAATTTGCATGTCACCCTTGCGCAGGGGCCATGCTGATCTTTTAAAATCATTCCAATTTTCGTACATGTGCTGGTTTCATTGAATATCTTAAAGGGCATTAAATATCTTAAGAGAAATAGTATCAACTAGAGAGGGAATTTCAAATCTGATAGCATTCAGCAACCGAGGCTTTATCTCCATTTACGTTATGGAATGATCAAGAAGTAACAATTAGAGAGGTGGAAAAGGGTATAGAGCGGGAGAAATAGAAGGTTATAGGACTGGAGATCACAGCAACCTTTGCAAACAAAGGTTCACATTTTAAAAACAAGAGCAAACTTGGGGTAGTAAATAGGAGGCCAACAGGTAAACAGAACTTGGTTCAAGTGAGAACATGAGAACAGGACCTCACAGAAAACTGCATGAAAGAAGCTATCTGGAAATGGACTGGAAAAATCAAGTCTTCAGGAATAAAGGCATGGATAAGAATCTCAGCTGGAGATAACAGGAGGGTGTGTGGGGCAGAAGGGGTACTTGGGAGACAGAATCTTACAGAGATGGAAATAGGTGGGATTAATTTGGTATAAATAAACATATTATCCAGAGGATTTTCTAATATCAAAAACACAATCAGAATTGTGAACCTGGTAACTCAGTTTGAGAAAGATATGAAGAAGGATGTGTAGTAGGTGATGGAAGTGCTTGTGAAAGGGAGAGTCGAcaaaatgttttctttctttattacaatactTGGAGAAAATTTCTGCTCACCTACTACAGTATTCCAGAGAATTTGTAAATTTAAAGACAGAGAGGTCAAGGGAGGTTGTTAAGAAAGCTGGGTGGAAGCAGTATCCATGTGGAGACTGATATAGCATAGTAGATAGCATGAGaatctggaattcattgtcaAACATTTTTTTATGCTTTCCTAAAGGAACTAGATAGCTAAACTGAAACAAAAAGGGAAGGGTACAAGAATTGAATGGGAAATGTGATTTGATTAGAGAAAAACACAgataaagacaaaagacaaatgtTTTTTGGACAAATGTCTTTTAGAATACCAAATGGATTTGGTATTCTAACATCGAGTGACTGGCCCCCAGATCTGAAGGTGCAATAGACCAATTAAAACCTACTTACTGATTTATGCAATGCAAAACTATAATGATCTGAGATTAGAACGATGCATCAAGAACAAAGTTTAAATGATTTATGAGTTAATTTGTATTGTTGAGCAGAATGTCAATTCTCCATATCAAGTAAGTAATTGTTCACAAGTTACTCACGTAGATTTCAGTTTGCTGAGGTCTAAAGTTCCATTGCAAGCTGGAATGTACATCAGCATTGAAAGTAATTTTAATAACTCGATCCTTCACAGGCTGCATGGTTTCAACTTGTTCCATATTGTGACCAGCTACTGCAGTTCCTCCCAGTCCTGTAGCCTGCAAATTGACAAATTGTTAAAAGTTAAGGCAACTAGCTGAAActaggaaaaaaaagttaaaaataaatatattcaacACGCAATTAAGTGAACATGCTTTGGTTCTACAGGTAGTCTTTTTCATTAGGCATCGTGTGGAAAACGTCTTGCCTCAAATCATTCTTATAGCTACCAACATTATGCAATCTTAATATCTTTTTTTGAAGATGGTTTGCAAGGAAAAAAATATATCTACCCACTTTTAAAACAACTGCGGGGtgtattctttttttgttttgaagGAAAAAGAGATGAACTACATATACAGGGCAACTAGTTAGTTATTTTGAGATATTACAATCAACACAATTACTTGTCAACGAACATTTTATTTGAAACCAATTTGAACAATGGAGATAATTAAACAGTAGATATTTGATTCCTGGTGTCTATTTCAACATTGATAAAATCACATCTATCTGCCTTTATCTATTTCCCTGAATACAAAAATCTATTGAGTTCAGATTTAAAACTAACACATAACCTAGCAATTAAAATTAGATCACCACTAACAGTAATGAGATTTTTTTCATGATGAAATAAAATGATCGTACTTATATTCACTTTTCATTTCTAAAATTTATAGATTAAGACCAAAAGATATTGAGCAGAGTTATTTGATATTTTCCTGAACAAGTGATTGAGCCTGCAGTTCTCCCAGCTTTTACAAAGTGTCAGTGTACAAATTTTTTGTACTCCCTTTCCTACTGCTGCTTCTGAAAGTGAATTACCAATGAAGAAGTCTATTTCATTCTTAAAAATATCAATGTACTTGTATTTAAGTAGCATCTTACATTGCAAGAGCATCACAGAATACATCACATAAAAATTTCCTCTGAATACAGTGACTCTTATGTTAGCAAATGCACATCTATTCCACCTTATAACTGGTGTTGAAATTAATGATCATATAATATTGCCTGAGAGGGAATGTTGCTGAGGTCTCCAGAAGAAACACAACTTTGGAAACTGAACTGGCAAAAGTAACCGTGTttaaacaaaaatctgcagatgctgtgattgcagtttacatgaaagtgctggagaagttcaCCCACCATTTTAtacagatgcctgtctgctttttgctcacaccttgataaagggcttaggcctgaaacgttggttacgtaTTTTGGTGCATgactcactgagtttctccagcaattttgtgcaaaAAAAGCTAACTTTGTTGGTGTTTTCACTGAGCTCTTCAAGGATAAAAACACATTCTCACATCTTTTTCCAACTCAttgatttatcttttttttgtttataaatgCAATACAAAACAAGTTATAAACTTTAAACCATTGTATATACTGGTACACAGCTCCTATCCAACTCTGTGTTTACACACTATCTAACCTCCTTCACCTTCGTAAAATGGTTTCTGTTGGTTTTGACAAGTCTCTGGTCTGAGATCTAAAGTATTAGAACCTGCTCAAATTGTTATTGTGTGATGCTAAGGGGATTGTGGAGGTCTTGGTGAGACCAGTGCTTTATCAGTTACTTTGTAAAAGTGTTGATGTTTTAAAATCACATTGTTCACTTCTAAGTACTAATTTACAACAATAATTTTAAACATTAAGTATCAAATAAACATTATTAACACTAGTTAATGTCTCCTTATTATGTTAGCTTTGCTACAAGCCAAAAAATTTGTTGTATACTGGGGCCAATACAAGATTTCACTGACCTGACAGTAAAGTCTGTAGAGAGGTACAGCAGCATATGATATGCCAATCATTCCAATTGCTGTTGCTGCTATGTATGTAAGTACAGTTCTATTCCTCTTTCTCCATTCCTCTTCCTGATTTCTAGTGAAGGGATTAGGACCCTTCAAACTTCTCAGTGGCTGCTGAGATGTCAGATTTTTCAGTTTCTTAAGGGTAAACCGTTGAAATGTGGAATGCAATCTTGGTAAATGAAACTGTGGTAGCCTTCTTGCACAGGCTTTACAAGAGGGCACCATGTAAAGTTTTGAGAAGCTTGTCCAACAGGACCAAAGCATGCCGATAATTAACCAGGTTgcagtattttctttttttcaatgCTAATAGGCTGCAGTTTCTGGGAAGACCTGCAataaatatcaattgaaattaaatgtaaaaaaaatttctatAATGCATTAAGAACAAACAAGTTTGGTTATTGTATTCTAAATGCTGAGTCCAATGTTAACTGGGTGAGGAAGGTGCCTATTTTTCTACCTTAATTAAGTGAATTCTTATTAATATTACTTCTGCATAACTATCTTGATTTACATTTTCCCGTTTCTGAAGGATGAAAGATTGCATTTTCTTTCTCCTgaaatcaatgtacattgttcccCCTCTACTGGCTCACAAATGCTACTACACTACTGGCAAATGCTACCCACATACCAGAGTATGAGAAACAGGGCAAGAGCAAATGGCGAATGTAAATCTCATtgtctcaatccatcaatgttttGCAGATATCACTTTGCTCATATTATTAATTGCCAACACCATTATATACaagtatttcttctttggcttggcttcacggacgaagatttatggaggggta contains the following coding sequences:
- the cox11 gene encoding cytochrome c oxidase assembly protein COX11, mitochondrial isoform X1 produces the protein MLWSCWTSFSKLYMVPSCKACARRLPQFHLPRLHSTFQRFTLKKLKNLTSQQPLRSLKGPNPFTRNQEEEWRKRNRTVLTYIAATAIGMIGISYAAVPLYRLYCQATGLGGTAVAGHNMEQVETMQPVKDRVIKITFNADVHSSLQWNFRPQQTEIYVVPGETALAFYKAKNPTDKPVIGISTYNVVPFDAGQYFNKIQCFCFEEQRLNPYEEVDMPVFFYIDPEFAQDPAMARVETITLSYTFFEAKDGLKLPLPGYN